One Tamlana carrageenivorans genomic region harbors:
- the msrB gene encoding peptide-methionine (R)-S-oxide reductase MsrB translates to MLTWKDVISYAVNGNPTPDKRVEKSEDAWKEELTPEQFRITRMKGTEHAHSGDLCTTYEEGKYNCVCCDASLFDSTIKFSSGTGWPSFTQPIKENAIKYEKDTTYGMVRVEVMCNSCDAHLGHVFPDGPEPSGLRYCINSASMVLEKEKAHE, encoded by the coding sequence ATGTTAACTTGGAAAGATGTGATTAGTTACGCCGTGAACGGAAACCCAACTCCCGATAAACGCGTAGAGAAAAGTGAGGATGCATGGAAGGAAGAATTAACTCCAGAGCAATTCAGAATTACCAGAATGAAAGGTACAGAGCATGCCCACAGTGGAGATTTATGCACCACATATGAAGAGGGTAAATATAACTGCGTGTGTTGCGATGCCTCCTTGTTCGATTCTACTATAAAATTTAGTTCAGGAACCGGTTGGCCAAGTTTTACACAGCCTATAAAGGAAAATGCCATTAAATACGAAAAAGACACCACTTATGGTATGGTACGCGTGGAGGTGATGTGTAATTCTTGCGATGCACACTTAGGACATGTTTTTCCTGATGGGCCAGAACCTAGCGGATTGCGGTATTGCATCAATTCGGCATCTATGGTTTTAGAAAAAGAGAAAGCTCATGAGTAA
- the msrA gene encoding peptide-methionine (S)-S-oxide reductase MsrA has protein sequence MSNLQIATVGGGCFWCTEAVFQEVKGVEKVVSGYSGGTVPGHPTYREICSGLTGHAEVIQITFDADVISYQDLLIIFMTTHDPTTLNQQGADRGTQYRSVIYFHDDKQEQIAKNVIDEISSYYEKPIVTEISPLDVFYEAEAEHQNYYRTHPTQGYCSFVITPKLMKLRQLHSDKLKA, from the coding sequence ATGAGTAATTTGCAAATTGCCACCGTTGGTGGCGGCTGTTTTTGGTGTACCGAAGCCGTTTTTCAGGAAGTAAAAGGGGTAGAAAAAGTGGTGTCGGGATATTCTGGAGGAACCGTGCCAGGGCATCCTACCTATCGTGAAATTTGCTCCGGATTAACAGGGCATGCCGAAGTGATTCAAATTACTTTTGATGCTGATGTGATTTCATATCAAGACCTTTTAATCATTTTTATGACCACGCATGATCCTACCACTTTAAATCAACAAGGTGCCGATCGCGGAACACAATACCGATCGGTGATTTATTTTCACGATGATAAACAAGAGCAAATCGCAAAAAATGTGATCGATGAAATAAGTAGCTATTATGAAAAGCCTATTGTGACTGAAATTTCACCTCTAGATGTTTTTTATGAAGCTGAAGCTGAACATCAAAATTATTACCGTACCCACCCAACACAAGGTTATTGTAGTTTTGTAATCACACCAAAACTGATGAAACTCCGACAATTACATTCGGATAAATTAAAAGCATGA